In a genomic window of Candidatus Neomarinimicrobiota bacterium:
- a CDS encoding zinc ribbon domain-containing protein, whose translation MKIMAIRIAISLLLLLPVITDIRVELQAQTRENASQKSKIICPQCGKENSPDAKFCWNDGYPLSKLVQKKSSETLLLKQSEKSEEQGRQPLENLSDAELRLLFSKLSAQYGISQAFEIKRPGFISDLSEEEFVSLLRNTIRDERIIQTRVVERKESGFGKFLKSIGAVTLVIMGIGILAS comes from the coding sequence ATGAAGATCATGGCAATTCGCATTGCAATTTCGTTGCTCCTTCTGCTCCCCGTAATTACAGACATCCGGGTTGAATTGCAGGCGCAAACGAGGGAGAATGCCTCTCAGAAGAGTAAAATCATCTGCCCGCAATGCGGAAAAGAAAACAGTCCCGATGCAAAATTTTGTTGGAACGACGGCTACCCGCTTTCAAAACTTGTTCAAAAGAAAAGCTCGGAGACGCTGCTTCTCAAACAATCAGAAAAATCCGAAGAGCAAGGCAGACAACCTCTTGAGAATTTAAGTGACGCTGAACTCAGGCTGTTATTCAGCAAGCTCTCCGCTCAATATGGTATCTCACAGGCTTTTGAAATTAAAAGACCGGGCTTTATCAGCGACCTTTCGGAAGAAGAATTCGTTTCATTACTGCGAAATACAATCAGGGACGAAAGAATCATTCAAACCAGGGTTGTTGAAAGGAAAGAGTCCGGCTTCGGAAAATTTCTTAAATCCATAGGGGCTGTCACTCTCGTTATCATGGGTATAGGAATTTTAGCCTCTTAA
- a CDS encoding sigma-54-dependent Fis family transcriptional regulator codes for MENKDQISILIIDDDEASRFGLRKALSKQFEIHEASNGIEGLSLARKIEPDIVITDMVMPEMDGMELLTNIKKLEFDPIVIFITAYGNERVAVDAMKSGAYDYIAKPFELDELKLIVRNASEKVRLRKENITLRRQLEVLHEGKKLIGESNTFRKVLELTNKASAVDITVLIRGESGTGKELIARAIHENSSRASNNFITFNCATLPLELIESELFGHEKGAFTGATSSRKGKFEAADTGTIFLDEIGDMAAETQAKVLRVLQEGTFEPLGSTETRKADVRIVSATNKDLEKGIEDGWFRSDLYYRINVVQIELPPLRERREDIPLLIDHFINLFNSKHSKKVESVTSDATSMLINSDWKGNVRELMNVIEKAVALSESSVLTLTDFEAAVPRGRKTSTGSDQTLSFQEEKRGIIDSFEREYFISALIEHKGNISRTAEQIGIRRQYLQDKLKKLDINARQYKK; via the coding sequence TTGGAGAATAAAGACCAAATTTCGATTTTGATAATCGATGACGATGAGGCGTCACGGTTTGGCCTGCGGAAAGCTCTCTCAAAGCAATTCGAAATCCATGAAGCATCGAATGGGATTGAGGGTCTTTCTCTTGCGCGAAAAATCGAACCCGACATAGTGATAACCGATATGGTCATGCCCGAAATGGACGGAATGGAGCTTTTAACCAATATCAAAAAGCTCGAATTCGACCCGATCGTCATTTTCATCACGGCATACGGCAACGAACGAGTAGCCGTAGATGCAATGAAATCAGGGGCGTATGACTACATAGCCAAGCCGTTCGAATTGGATGAGCTCAAACTGATTGTACGAAATGCTTCTGAAAAGGTACGTCTCAGGAAGGAAAACATAACACTCCGGCGTCAGTTAGAGGTTCTCCATGAAGGCAAAAAACTGATAGGCGAAAGCAATACCTTCAGAAAGGTTCTCGAGCTCACAAATAAAGCAAGTGCAGTGGACATCACTGTGCTTATACGCGGAGAGAGCGGTACCGGTAAGGAGCTGATAGCCCGGGCAATCCATGAAAACAGCTCCCGCGCCTCTAATAACTTTATCACTTTTAATTGCGCTACTCTCCCGTTAGAATTGATTGAGAGCGAATTATTCGGGCATGAAAAAGGCGCCTTCACCGGTGCAACAAGCTCCCGGAAAGGGAAATTTGAAGCTGCAGATACGGGAACTATATTTCTTGATGAAATAGGCGATATGGCGGCGGAAACTCAAGCAAAAGTCTTACGGGTACTCCAGGAAGGCACATTTGAACCGCTCGGCTCGACAGAAACGAGAAAAGCGGACGTCCGGATTGTCAGCGCTACCAACAAGGACCTTGAAAAGGGTATTGAGGATGGATGGTTCCGAAGCGACCTCTATTACCGGATAAACGTGGTACAAATAGAACTACCTCCCTTAAGGGAAAGGCGTGAAGACATTCCGTTATTGATAGACCATTTTATAAATTTGTTCAATTCAAAGCACTCAAAAAAGGTAGAAAGCGTCACATCGGACGCGACGTCTATGCTCATTAACTCTGATTGGAAAGGTAACGTTCGTGAGCTAATGAACGTTATCGAAAAAGCGGTCGCCCTGTCTGAATCCTCCGTATTAACCCTCACGGACTTTGAAGCGGCTGTACCCCGTGGCAGAAAAACTTCAACCGGCTCAGATCAAACCCTATCATTTCAGGAAGAAAAAAGGGGAATTATAGACTCTTTCGAAAGAGAATACTTCATATCCGCTCTTATCGAACATAAAGGTAACATCAGCCGCACAGCGGAACAGATTGGGATCAGACGCCAGTATTTGCAGGATAAACTTAAAAAATTGGATATCAATGCCAGACAATATAAGAAATAA